One Astatotilapia calliptera chromosome 1, fAstCal1.2, whole genome shotgun sequence DNA segment encodes these proteins:
- the LOC113021282 gene encoding BTB/POZ domain-containing protein KCTD12-like, whose amino-acid sequence MALTDSQSSTFPEIVELNVGGQVYVTRLETLTAVPNSLLWTKFTQSSPAALPKDSKGRFFFDRDGFLFRYILDYLRDSELSLPEFFKERRRLQKEADFFQLPELSRRLATVSKDSSYTEDSGEPEEAELCSPVTSSSSDRTLRSPGATSGYITIGYRGSYTIGRDIQADAKFRRVARITVCSKISLAKEVFGETLNESRDPDRPPDKYTSRYYLKYNFLEQAFDRLAEAGFHMVACNSTGTCSYGSNDPGEDKLWTSYTEYIFSR is encoded by the coding sequence atggCACTAACCGACAGCCAAAGTTCAACTTTTCCTGAGATAGTGGAGCTAAACGTGGGCGGCCAGGTGTATGTGACCCGTCTTGAAACTCTCACTGCGGTGCCCAACTCTCTCTTGTGGACCAAGTTCACTCAGAGCTCCCCGGCCGCCCTGCCGAAAGACAGCAAGGGCCGCTTCTTCTTCGACCGGGACGGCTTTCTCTTCCGGTACATTTTGGATTATCTACGGGACTCCGAGCTTTCCCTGCCGGAGTTTTTCAAAGAGAGGCGGAGGCTGCAGAAAGAAGCGGACTTTTTCCAGCTGCCCGAGCTGTCGAGGCGCCTGGCGACGGTGAGCAAAGACAGCTCGTACACGGAGGACAGCGGGGAGCCGGAGGAGGCTGAGCTCTGCAGCCCGGTCACCTCTTCTTCCTCGGACCGAACCCTGCGGTCCCCCGGAGCCACTTCCGGCTACATAACCATCGGCTACAGAGGCAGCTACACCATCGGGAGAGACATCCAGGCGGACGCCAAGTTCCGCAGGGTGGCCAGAATAACCGTGTGCAGCAAAATTTCGCTGGCTAAGGAGGTGTTTGGGGAAACCCTGAACGAAAGCCGCGACCCGGACAGACCACCTGACAAGTACACCTCCAGGTATTACCTCAAGTACAACTTTCTGGAGCAGGCGTTTGACCGGCTGGCCGAGGCTGGTTTCCACATGGTGGCCTGTAACTCCACCGGGACCTGCTCATACGGCAGTAATGACCCCGGAGAGGACAAGCTGTGGACCAGCTACACCGAGTATATCTTCTCCCGGTGA